DNA from Krasilnikovia cinnamomea:
CCCGGGCGTGAAGGTCGAGCGGATGCTCGACACCATGGGCTTCCTCGACGAGCCGTTCGGCCACGGCGAGGTGTCGTTCACCGACGTCAGAGTTCCCGCCACCCACGTCATCGCCGGCCCCGGCCGGGCATTCGAGCTCGCGCAGGGCCGGCTCGGGCCGGGCCGGGTACACCACGCCATGCGCATGATCGGCCTGGCCGAGCGGGCGCTGCACCTGGCATGCGAGCGCGGCCTGTCGCGCCAGGCCTTCGGCAAGCCGCTGGCAGACCTCGGCGGCAACCGCGAACGCATCGCGGAGGCCCGCATCGCCATCGACTCCGCCCGGCTGCTGATCCTGCACGCCGCCTGGAAACTCGACCGGTACGGGGCCGCGCCCACCGAGGTCAGCGCCATCAAGGTCGCCGCGCCGAACGTGGCCCAACAGGTCATCGACTTCGCCATGCAGCTCCACGGCGGCGCCGGTCTGTCCAGCGACTTCCCCCTGGCCGGCGCGTGGACCGCGGCCCGCGCGGTACGCCTGGCCGACGGACCGGACGAGGTGCACAAGGGCGTGGTCGCCCGCGCGGAACTCGGCAAGCACGGAGCGCGCCGATGAGCGGGCGTCGCGTCCTGATCACCGGCGGCGCCTCCGGTCTGGGCCGGGCCCTCGCCGAGCGCCTCGCGGCCCGTGGGGAGCGCGTGCTCGTCACCGACCTGGCGCCGGACCGGGAGGTGCCCGCCGGTGCGATGTACCAGCGCCTGGACATCACCTCCTTCGACGACTGGGCGGCCGCCCTGGACCGGGTCGAGCGTGACCTCGACGGTCTGGACCTGCTCGTCAACAACGCCGGCATCGCCGCGGGCGGCCGGGTCGATCGGCTCGACGACGCGCACTGGCGACGGGTTCTCGAAATCAACGTCCTCGGCACGGTCAACGGCTGCCGCATGTTCGCGCCGATGTTCAAGGCGCAGCAGCGCGGCCACATCGTCAACGTCGCGTCGATCGCCGGACTCACCCATCCGGCCGCGATGACCTCCTACGACGCCAGCAAGGCGGCCGTCGTCGCGCTGTCGGAAGGCCTGCGCCACGAGCTGCGCCCGTGGGGCGTCGACGTCAGCGTCGTCTGCCCGTCGTTCTTCCGTACCAATCTGGCCGCCTCCCTCGGCGGCGACGATCCGCTCATGGAGCGGATCGCCGCCCGGCTGATCGCCCGCGCGCCGCTCGACGCCACCGAGATGGCCGCCCGGGTCCTGCGCGGCGTCGACGCCGGACGCTTCCTCGTCCTGCCGGACCGGCCGGCCCGGATGGCGTTCTGGACCAAGCGCCTGGCGCGTCCGCTCTACGACCGCCGGATGATCGCCGCCGGCGCCCGGATCCGCGAGATCGAGCTCGGCGCGGACGCCGCCCGGGAGGCGTCGTGACGCGCGGCGTCGTCCTGATCACCGGCGCGAGCGC
Protein-coding regions in this window:
- a CDS encoding SDR family NAD(P)-dependent oxidoreductase — protein: MSGRRVLITGGASGLGRALAERLAARGERVLVTDLAPDREVPAGAMYQRLDITSFDDWAAALDRVERDLDGLDLLVNNAGIAAGGRVDRLDDAHWRRVLEINVLGTVNGCRMFAPMFKAQQRGHIVNVASIAGLTHPAAMTSYDASKAAVVALSEGLRHELRPWGVDVSVVCPSFFRTNLAASLGGDDPLMERIAARLIARAPLDATEMAARVLRGVDAGRFLVLPDRPARMAFWTKRLARPLYDRRMIAAGARIREIELGADAAREAS